TTTTCATGTCCAAGTGGCGTAACACAATGTTCGCTAACTTGCTGTAAAACGGTTTGAAATTCTAAATCTTGTAATGTTTTTTGATGAATATGAATCATGCGTATTGTTTGCCTCACTTGTTTTAAGGTTTGCAAAGTTAATCAATCTGTTTGAGAAGATTTTAATGAATTTGAATCGTTGTAAACTGTTAATTAACAAAACACTAACACCTTGGAGTCTAAAATATAAATACCTTGAAAGTCGACAAAAGTGTCATCAATCAAACTTCAATCAGTGAGTTGAGGCTGTCTAAAATGTTATATCTCTGTTGTGTTGAATTTGTCGAAATATCCCTATTTTTATAAGGGTTTCGACAGGGTTAACTTGACAAAACTAAATTGTAAGGCATTTAGACGGCCTTTTTAAATAAATTTCTGGGAATACTTTGTCAAAAAGCGTTTAGCCATGAATGGTTTCACTTTTTCCGTAGTTCTGAATCACTTTAGCTTCAAAATCAATGAGTTCTTTCCAGCGTTTTTCAACATCGACCCCTTGACCGTATTGACGTGCAAATTTTAAAAAAGTTGTGTAGTGTCCGGCTTCACTAATCATTAAATCATGATAAAACTTTGAAAGTTCTGGGTCTTTAATTCTTTTAGAGAGGAGCTTAAAACGTTCGCAGCTTCTGGCTTCAATCATGGCCGAAAACAAAAGCCTGTCTACCATAGACTGCACACGGTTTCCGCCTTTATTCATAAACTTATAAAGCTCATTAACATAACTGTCTTTACGCTCGCGCCCTAAAGTGTAGCCTCTTTTCTTTATGATATCATGCACCATTTGGAAGTGCTCTAATTCTTCTTTAGCCAGTTCCAAGAGTTCGGTAACCAAATCGGTATGCTCAGAATTTAAGGTGATAATAGTTATGGCATTCGTTGCTGCCTTTTGCTCGCACCAGGCGTGGTCTGTTAAAATTTCTTCTATGTTAGATTCTACAATATTAACCCAGCGTGGGTCTGTTGCTAATTTTAAACCAAGCATATCTTTTTTTTGTAAAAGTAGGTATTTTAATTTTTTGTTTTTCTAGTGAAGTTGGGAATCTACAAGGGTGTTATTACTCTAAAACAGATTTCTGTATCCGAAAGCATCATAACCTTAACTGATGTAATTCCAAATGTTTTTAAACCTAGTAAGCTGTTTGTAGGTGTTTAATACCACTTGATTTTCTGGAAGCGCCAATTTAGGGTCTGTTTTCAATAAGTTTTTTGCTTGATGTCTAGCGTGTTTTAAAATGTCGTTATCCTTAATGATATCTGCAATTTTTAAGTTTAAAACGCCACTTTGTTGGGTGCCCATAATATCCCCCGGACCTCTTAAGCGTAAGTCAACTTCGGCGATTTCAAAGCCGTCATTGGTTTGTACCATGGTTTCCATGCGGGTTTTGCTGTCGGCACTAAGTTGGTGTCCCGTCATTAAAATGCAGTAACTCTGTTCGGCACCACGCCCCACACGTCCGCGTAATTGATGTAATTGTGATAAACCAAAACGCTCGGCACTTTCGATAATCATAACCGAGGCATTAGGAACGTTAACACCAACCTCAATAACTGTCGTGGCTACCATAATTTGTGTTTCTCCTTTAATGAAGCGCTGCATTTCAAATTCTTTATCAGCGGGTTTCATCTGGCCATGAACAATGGAAATTTGATATTTTGGCATGGGGAAGTCTCTCGCGATACTATCATAACCATCCATCAAATCCTTATAATCCATTTTCTCGCTCTCTTGAATAAGCGGATATACAATATAAATTTGTCTGCCCTTATCCATTTCATCTCTAATAAATCGGAATACATTAAGGCGATTTTTATCGAAGCGGTGCACCGTTTTTATAGCCTTTCTTCCTGGAGGTAATTCATCGATTATAGAGATGTCTAAATCCCCATAAACCGACATGGCTAAAGTTCGTGGAATAGGGGTAGCGGTCATCACTAAAATGTGTGGTGGGATGGAAGCCTCTCTAATCTCCCCAGAGGGGAGACTTTTTAGTTGCTTTTCAATATAATCTAAAACATTGTCAATGTCGCCGGTTATTTGTTCATTGGTAAACCTAATAACTTTAAAACCTATTTCATTTAAAATTTTAGTACGTAAATCATCGGCTTCTTTTTGTTCTATGGTGTTATGATAACCGCCATCAACTTCAATAATTAGATTTTTTTCAATACAGATAAAGTCAACAATAAATTCATCAATAATATGCTGTCTTCTAAATTTTAAATCGAGTTTTTTTCCTCTTAAACTTTCCCATAAAATTTGTTCTGCTTGAGTGCTTTTTTTTTTGTTTTCAGATTGAAGTTCCTTTAATAATTTATAGGTTGAAGGTCTTGCCGTCATGTATTTTTGAAGTACTTTTTTGGCTTCCTCCCTTCGGGAGGATTGAGGAGGGCTTGTCGGTCCCTTCCGCCATAATTTGCTTCTTTGAGCAACTCCAAAACGGTGTTGTTCGTCGACAATGGCAAGGCCTAAATTTTTAAATTTCACCTTGTCTTCAAGAAGGGCGTGAGTGCCAATTAAAATTTGTAATTCACCATTTTCTAGGGATTCGTGAATTTTTCGTCTTTCTGAAGTTTTACTTGAACTAGTGAGTAGTGAGATACTGATATTTAGTGGTTTACACAACTCTTGTAGTCCGTTAAAGTGTTGGGCTGACAAAATTTCAGTTGGGGCCATTAAGCAAGCTTGAAAACCGTTGTCAAGAGCCATGAGCATTGACATGAAGGCTACAATGGTCTTCCCAGAACCCACATCACCTTGCAAAAGGCGGTTCATTTGTGCATTGCTCCCTAAATCGGCACGAATTTCTTTTAAAACGCGCTTCTGTGCACCTGTCAAATCGAAGGGTAATTGCTCCCTAAAAAAGGTGTTAAAGTAGTCGCCTACTTTCGTAAATGGGAGCCCTTTTATTTTCGATTTATGCACTAAATTTTTAATAATTAATTGCAGTTGAATGTAAAATAATTCTTCAAATTTTAGTCGAAATTGTGCCTTAGAAAGTAGCTCCGAACTCTTAGGGAAATGCACATTAAAAAGCGCCGATGATTTGCTAATTAAGTGTAATTCCGAGCGCATATTTTCGGGTAAAGTTTCGGCAAATTTTCCGCCAGAATCGATAAATAATTGCTGCATGATTTTACACAAAACCCGATTGCTTATCCCTCGATTTGATAATTTTTCGGTAGATGGATATACCGGTTGCATAGCCGAACGAATATTTTTTTCATGGGCTTCCATTAACTCTAAGTCTGGATGCGCCATACTGAATTTATTTCCAAAGGCGTTGCATTTCCCAAAAGCGACATAAGGTTTGTTTGCTTTTAGGCTTTCACGAATCCATTTTTGTCCGCGAAACCAAACCAATTCCATCGTACCTGTGTCATCCTGAAAGGTGGCAACTAGTCGTTTGCCTCGTTTTTGAGCGACTTCTTTAAAACCTGTTATTTTGCCAATAACTTGAACTTCAGCATTGGTTTGCTGTAATTCGTTTATTTTGTAATATCGGGTGCGATCTATGTATCTGTTTGGAAATAAATTAATTAAATCCTGAAAGGTGTGTATACCAAGCTCCTTGCGTAATAAATCGGCTCGACTCGAGCCTACGCCTTTTAAATAATCTATGGGAGTTTGTAGGTTTACAGACATAACGAGGCGAATTTAATCAATAAAAATAAAATGAAAACCCTTATTGAATTCTTAATATCTGGATGATTTTTGAAATTTTATTTTGAGAATTTAGAAGATTATTGAATTTTAACTAAAAGCATTAAATGTTTGTTATTAATTCTATAGCAATGGTTAAATTTGTTGTTCTTAAAAAAAGACGATTTTAAAGTTAGATAGATTGATGAGAAAACTCAACGAATTTATATGGGAAACGCATGGTATCCATGCAGGAACCGAACAAGATCACGTAAAGCATGGTATCGATAAACTAGAGGATATTATTGATAAAGCCATTGAAGCGAAAAACCCAAGCATTACTTTTATTATTCATTCACCGCGTTTAACAAATTTTAGATATACGGCTGAAAAAGATACGAATGTTAAGTTTATTCGTGGAAACAGATCTTATTTAAACTACCCTAAACGTATAGCAAATTTGCGGAAGAAATACGCCGGGAGAATCAATATAAAATTTGGTGTTGAGTTGGAATGGATGGGGCCGGACTTAGGTTTACAATGGAGTCGTTCTAAGATTTTTCAAGCGGAAGATGCCGATTACGTAATTGGTTCGGTACACTTTGCTCCTGAAGGTCTGCCTTATGATGGTTCGAAAGAAGAGGCTGAAGAACTACTGAAGCTTAGAGGAAGCTTGGAAGCATATTGGGATGGGTATTTCAATGAAATAATCCAAATGATTGAATGTTTTGGTGATATGATTCAGATTATCGGACATATCGATTTACCAAAACTGAATGTGGATATGCCTGAAGCACTCGTAAATTTTGAAACAAGTTCGCATCCTTTAGCTAATAAATTTAGAGCCCTTTTAGAGCTTATTGCCGATAGAAACCTCTCTTTAGATGTGAATATGGCAGGAAAGTTTAAAGGTGTTGGCGTATACCCTGTACAAAGTATTTTACGTCGAGCTCGCGAATTACAAATCCCTGTTTGTGTGGGTACCGATACGCATCATGTACGTTACTATGGCTTAAATTATAAGGAAAGTTTAGAATATATACAGGAAGCAGGTTACGAGAGTTATGTAAGTTACTCGAAACTTATTCCGGAAAACCGTACGATTTACGACGATCATGAACTGAAGGTAAAATATACCGTTTTAAATAAGGGAATTGAGTTGTTAAATCAGCGATTGGATGACACAGAACGCCGTATTATACCAGATTTCTCATTTGGAGGCTCTTTCTCTGAGTTTGTAGATTTATACAAGAACTCAACAGGGATGGGCGATTACAACGCCATCCGTATTAGAAAATGGGGTAAATCCATTACGGTTACGGATGAAATTCCTAAAATGTCTGGAAAGAAAGTTAATGGTTTGTTTTCAGAGCATTTAGATCAGCCAGGTGTTATTTCTTCATTGTTTAATACTTTGGCTTCTGAAGGTATTAATGTGGAAACTGCGCGTTTAAAATCGAATAAAAACGGTACGGCAGAGGCCTTTTTATCACTAAGTGAAGGTAATGGCAATGTTAAAAGTGCTATCGATTTTATAACGGGAACCGATTCTGGAACCTTTAGTAATTTGACATATAAAGAAAATGCCGAACTGCCAAATTACTACCGAGAAGGTGTTTATTTGTTAGAAATGGATGGCGTGGCTTTAAATTTAGCACTAAGCGAAAAGGTGATCCTAACAAAGCATAATAACGCTCCTGGGGTTCTTTTAATATTACTTTCGGCCTTAGCGTCTAAAAACATTAATATTGCCGATTTAAGGCTAGGACATTTAAATAATGTGGGGTATTCTGCTATTGCTGTTAAAGGTGATAGTCATGTAATACGAAATTTGTTAACCAAGCTTGGAGATCAGTATTACGAAGCGAATTTAATAGAGTTTCATAGTTTTTAAAGTGAGGCTTTAGTGTCATGTTTTTCTGAATAAGCTATTACAGGAACTTGATATATTGTAGAAAAAAGACTGTTTAAAATGGTATTTTAAGCAGTCTTTTTTTATGATGAGAATTAAGGGTTTATTTTTGAAATAATTCTACATGCTATATTTTTTGATGTCATTTAAGCTTTAAAAACAACTATGACAAGATGTGTTTTCTGGGATTATAATGTCAAAATGTCGCTTTTCAATACATTGAATAATGACGTTTTGTCTTGTTTTTGGTGTTGAATTTTAGTTTTTAAAGTCAAAATCATAATAGAATCACAGTTTTTTTAGGTTTGGTATTTTTTTTGCCTAACACTTAACGAAATTATTGAAGGATTTCTATTTGAAATAATGTTTAATTTAAAACTTTTAATTATGAGCAATTTAGTAAGTGTTCCTAAAAATGGAAGTTTAGCGAACACAAATTCAAATTCAAATTTACCAAGTTGGTCTGGATGGTCAAATTGGTTGGATGACGTTTTTAACAGAGAATTACCCTCTGTATTTACTTCTAATTTTAATGCGGGAATTTCATTACCCAAAGTAAACATTAAAGAAACTGCAGATGCTTTTGTGGTTGAAATGGCTGTTCCTGGTCTAAAAAAATCAGATTTTAAAATTGATATAGACAACCAAACCCTTTCTATTTCTTCAGAAGTTAAGGAAGAAAAAGAGCATCAAGGTTATAATTATAATCGAAGAGAGTTTGGGTATTCGTCTTTCAAAAGAACTTTTAATTTTCCAGAAAGTGTTAACGATGAGAAAATTAATGCGAACTACGATAACGGTATTTTAAGTATTGAATTGCCTAAAAAAGAAGAGGCAAAGCAAAAGCCTGTAAGAAGCATTAAAATTTCATAAGACAATCTCTTAGTATCTGGGTAAGACATTAAGAAGGATGCTGAAAAAAAATCAGCATCCTTTTAATGGTTTTTATCAAGAAATTTTAATCTGAGTTCATGATTATAATAAACAGGTATTCAGGTAAATGTCATTATCGAACGTTATTGCTTATTCTGTAAATTATAATAATTTTTTGGAATGTACTTCAAGTTAGCGTGTTGAACAGAATTTCGAGATGTTTTGTCTATCTCTGTAGGTAACACTCGAATAGATAGATGATTTTTTCAACATGCTTATTAGATCACTTAAATGTAGTTTAACCTAAAATTAATAGTGATGAAAAAATCTTTAATATTAATAGCAGTTGGCTTACTAGTAGCAAGCTGCAATGGACAAAATAAGGAAGGAAATACAATGGCTCCTAGCGAAAAAAATAAGGATGCTGTTGAGGCACCTAAAGGCTCTTGGAAAGTTGATAAGGAATTTGATGAACACGGGAATTTAATACGTTATGATAGTATTTATTCCTGGTCCTCAAATGATACATTTAAAGATGTGTCGCCTTTTACTAGAGATAGTTTGATGCAAAATTTTAAATCGAAGTTTTATTCAAACTACTCAAGATTTGAAAATGAGGGTTTTAAAAATATGTTTTCTCAAGATTCTCTTTTTAGTAAGCAATTTTTTAATGACGATTTCTTTGGAAGTTCTTTTGGTAAGGATTTTATAGATACTGAAAAATTAAGACAAGACATGCTTGAAAAGCAAAAGAAATTTCTCGAGAAGTATCAATCAGAATTGATCAAACCTGAAGACGAAGACTAGTTAGTTTTCGTCTTTTTTTATGATTTTTACTTACTATTCAAAAACGCAAAGATCCATTCGTGCCAATCATACTTGCATGAATGGTTGATAAAGGAGGATATTTCTGAATACATTTTTTAAGACCGTATCTTAATTAAGGGTATCTTACTAAAGTATTTTTTTCGTATGTTTATTTCTGAAGTGTTATTACCAGATAATAAGCACATACAAATTAATGCCTTTTACCCAACGTTTAGATGAATAAAATCCTGCTTATCTTTTTATTATTAGTATCTCAAGTTTGTAAAGCGCAACAAACCGAAATTGTGGACTTTAAGCAAGCTAAAGCTGAAATTTCTTTTGGTGATCTAATACTTAAGGAAGTTAAAGGTACTGTGGTTTATAAGTTTGATATTCTAAAGGACACCGATTCCATTTTTCTAGATGCTAAAGGTTTTAAAAGCATATCAGCTGTTTTAAATGATGAGGTTCAAGTAGGAACTTACAATGGCGTAAGGTTTAAAATTAATCATCAATTAAAAGCAAATACTTCTTATTCATTAAAGATAACTTGGGAAGCACGTCCGAAAAAAGCTTTATATTTTATCGATTGGGAGTATATTGATGGTAACCGTCAAATTTGGACTCAGGGTCAGGGGAAATACACCAGTAATTGGTTGCCAAGTATCGATGATATGAATGAAAAAATCGAATTTGATTTAAGCATTACCTTCGATAAAAATTACGAAGTGATAGCTAACGGCAAGCTTACCGATAAAACCATTTCGGGGCCTTTAGCTACTTGGCATTTTGATATGACTAAGCCCATGTCGAGTTATTTGTTGGCCTTTGCTATTGGGAAATATGACAAAAAAACAACGCTTTCAAACAACGGTATTCCATTAGAAATGTATTATTACCCTGCTTATGAAGAAAAGTTTGAACCGACCTACCGTCATACTCTGCAGATTTTCGAATTTCTACAACAAGAAATAGGCGTGCCTTATCCGTGGCAAAATTACAAGCAGGTTCCTGTTAAAGATTTTCTGTATGCCGGCATGGAGAATACCAGTGCCACTATATTTTCCGATGCCTTTTTAATTGATGAAACCGCTTTTGTCGATAAAAACTATGTGAATGTTAATGCGCACGAATTAGCGCATCAGTGGTTTGGCGACTTAGTAACCGAATCATCTGGAACACACCATTGGCTTCAAGAGGGCTTTGCGACCTA
This genomic interval from Tamlana carrageenivorans contains the following:
- a CDS encoding tRNA-(ms[2]io[6]A)-hydroxylase, giving the protein MLGLKLATDPRWVNIVESNIEEILTDHAWCEQKAATNAITIITLNSEHTDLVTELLELAKEELEHFQMVHDIIKKRGYTLGRERKDSYVNELYKFMNKGGNRVQSMVDRLLFSAMIEARSCERFKLLSKRIKDPELSKFYHDLMISEAGHYTTFLKFARQYGQGVDVEKRWKELIDFEAKVIQNYGKSETIHG
- a CDS encoding histidinol-phosphatase HisJ family protein; this translates as MRKLNEFIWETHGIHAGTEQDHVKHGIDKLEDIIDKAIEAKNPSITFIIHSPRLTNFRYTAEKDTNVKFIRGNRSYLNYPKRIANLRKKYAGRINIKFGVELEWMGPDLGLQWSRSKIFQAEDADYVIGSVHFAPEGLPYDGSKEEAEELLKLRGSLEAYWDGYFNEIIQMIECFGDMIQIIGHIDLPKLNVDMPEALVNFETSSHPLANKFRALLELIADRNLSLDVNMAGKFKGVGVYPVQSILRRARELQIPVCVGTDTHHVRYYGLNYKESLEYIQEAGYESYVSYSKLIPENRTIYDDHELKVKYTVLNKGIELLNQRLDDTERRIIPDFSFGGSFSEFVDLYKNSTGMGDYNAIRIRKWGKSITVTDEIPKMSGKKVNGLFSEHLDQPGVISSLFNTLASEGINVETARLKSNKNGTAEAFLSLSEGNGNVKSAIDFITGTDSGTFSNLTYKENAELPNYYREGVYLLEMDGVALNLALSEKVILTKHNNAPGVLLILLSALASKNINIADLRLGHLNNVGYSAIAVKGDSHVIRNLLTKLGDQYYEANLIEFHSF
- a CDS encoding Hsp20/alpha crystallin family protein, with amino-acid sequence MSNLVSVPKNGSLANTNSNSNLPSWSGWSNWLDDVFNRELPSVFTSNFNAGISLPKVNIKETADAFVVEMAVPGLKKSDFKIDIDNQTLSISSEVKEEKEHQGYNYNRREFGYSSFKRTFNFPESVNDEKINANYDNGILSIELPKKEEAKQKPVRSIKIS
- a CDS encoding DUF559 domain-containing protein — translated: MSVNLQTPIDYLKGVGSSRADLLRKELGIHTFQDLINLFPNRYIDRTRYYKINELQQTNAEVQVIGKITGFKEVAQKRGKRLVATFQDDTGTMELVWFRGQKWIRESLKANKPYVAFGKCNAFGNKFSMAHPDLELMEAHEKNIRSAMQPVYPSTEKLSNRGISNRVLCKIMQQLFIDSGGKFAETLPENMRSELHLISKSSALFNVHFPKSSELLSKAQFRLKFEELFYIQLQLIIKNLVHKSKIKGLPFTKVGDYFNTFFREQLPFDLTGAQKRVLKEIRADLGSNAQMNRLLQGDVGSGKTIVAFMSMLMALDNGFQACLMAPTEILSAQHFNGLQELCKPLNISISLLTSSSKTSERRKIHESLENGELQILIGTHALLEDKVKFKNLGLAIVDEQHRFGVAQRSKLWRKGPTSPPQSSRREEAKKVLQKYMTARPSTYKLLKELQSENKKKSTQAEQILWESLRGKKLDLKFRRQHIIDEFIVDFICIEKNLIIEVDGGYHNTIEQKEADDLRTKILNEIGFKVIRFTNEQITGDIDNVLDYIEKQLKSLPSGEIREASIPPHILVMTATPIPRTLAMSVYGDLDISIIDELPPGRKAIKTVHRFDKNRLNVFRFIRDEMDKGRQIYIVYPLIQESEKMDYKDLMDGYDSIARDFPMPKYQISIVHGQMKPADKEFEMQRFIKGETQIMVATTVIEVGVNVPNASVMIIESAERFGLSQLHQLRGRVGRGAEQSYCILMTGHQLSADSKTRMETMVQTNDGFEIAEVDLRLRGPGDIMGTQQSGVLNLKIADIIKDNDILKHARHQAKNLLKTDPKLALPENQVVLNTYKQLTRFKNIWNYIS